CCACGATGTTTTAGTTACTTTAGGTAACAATCCATCGGTGATATTAAAAGAAATAAAACGTGCCCGACGTACCAAAAAATTAAGAACTGCTAGACTAAAAGCCAATACACTATTAAAAAGTTATTTAGAACAAAATATTCCCGTATCGCATATCATTAAAATCATTTCCCAAATTAATGATGCTGTTACTGTTCGTGCTATAGAATTGGCTTTAAAGAAAATGCCAGCACCACCTCCAGTCGCATTCTCTTGGTTGTCACTAGGCAGTCAAGGCAGAAAGGAACAATTGCTATTTACTGATCAAGATAATGCTATTGTTTTTCAGGATGTTGAAAAAGATAAATATGAAGAAACGCAATCTTATTTTTTAGAATTAGCCAAACTGGTTACCAAGTCATTAAACAAAATTGGATTTGAATATTGTGAAGCCGATATGATGGCACGTAATGCTGAGTGGTGCAAATCTATTACCGATTGGAAATTACAATTTGAAAATTGGATTTTAAATCCAGACGAAAAAGCCATTTTATTATCGTCTATCTTTTTTGATTATAGTTCTGTATATGGTGAAAAAAATCTGGTTGATGAATTATCCGATTCTATTTATGAGTCACTAAGCAAAACATCCTTATTTTTTAAGTTTTTAGGTAGAAATGCACTTAAAAACCCACCGCCACTTGGTTTTTTTAAACAATTTCTAGTAGAAGAAAATGGCGAACAAAAAGACCTTTTCAATATAAAAAGCAGAGCCTTAATGCCATTAATTGATGCCGCCAGATTGCTTACTCTAAGTAACAACATAAAAGGGATTAACAACACTTCGGAACGTTTTGAAAAGTTGGCAGAAATTGAACCCAATAACAAAGAGCTCTACCAATCATGTTCGTATGCCTTTAAAGCACTTTCAAAATTTAAAAGCAAACAGGGTTTATTACATAATAATTCCGGTCGATTTATTGAATTAGAAACACTTACTAAAGAAGAAAAATTAAAATTAAGACGTTGCTTTAAGCCTATTCAAGAAATTCAAGAAGCTTTAAAAATGAGATTCGATTTAAAAAACTTTATATAATTATATTAACCATTTAAAAATAATAGATATAACAAATGAATTTTGATTGGTTATTTAAGAAAAACCAAAAAAATCCTGATTTTTGGCAGGCATATCTCGATACGTTCAATAAAAAGAAAAGGAAAGATACTTCTATTGCAAACACCCGTTTTATAGCTTTTGATACTGAAACCACAGGATTTGATAAAAAAGAAGACCGTATTTTATCTATTGGAGCTGTTTCATTTGTTGGGAAAACCATTCAGGTAAAGAATAGTTTGGAGTTATATTTAGATCAGGATGTTTTTAGACCAGAAACTGTTAAAATTCATGGGTTAATGAAATCGGGCTCTCCAGATAAAGTATCGGAATTAGAAGCTATAAAAATCTTTTTAGCTTATATTAAAAATGCGGTTTTAATAGCACACCATGCCAATTTTGATAAAAATATGGTAAACGAAATGCTTGCAAGACATGATTTAGGAAAACTAAAAAACAAGTTTATTGATACTGGTGTTTTGTACAAAAAATCACTTCACATAATTTACAGACAAAAAGAAAAAATATACACTCTAGATGAATTAGGAAAAGAATTAAACGTCCCAATGGTAGATAGACATACAGCTACTGGAGATGCTTTAATAACTGCTCTAGTATTTTTAAAAATTACAGGACGTTTAGACAAACGTAAAAACCTAGATTGGGGTTATTTATTAGATGGATAATCTCAAAAAAACCACAAATACACTTATATCAAGTTTAGTGTATTTGCGGTGAATTTTTTAATTTACATTAAAGAGCATTATCCATAATATCCTGCACCACTTCTGGGTTTAACAAGGTGCTTGTATCACCTAAATTTGAGGTGTCTTTACTTGCTATTTTACGTAAAATACGACGCATGATTTTTCCTGAACGTGTTTTAGGTAAACCTTGTGTAAATTGAATTTTATCAAGTTTTGCTATAGGTCCAATTTTATCGGAAATAAGTTGATTTATTTCTTTTCGTAAATTATTTTGGTCTCTCGACTCGCCCGTATCTTTAAGCGTTACATAACCATATAAAGCACTTCCTTTAATATCATGTGGAAAACCTACAATAGCTGATTCAGCTACTGCTGGGTGTTCATTAATGGCATCTTCAATAGGTGCTGTTCCTAAATTATGCCCAGACACAATAATAACATCGTCTACCCTACCCGTGATACGGTAATACCCCACTTCATCTCGCAAGGCACCATCACCTGTAAAATATTTATTTTCATAAGCAGAAAAATAGGTTTCTCTATAACGTTCATGATTTCCCCAAATCGTACGAGCTATAGAGGGCCAAGGAAATTTGATACACAAACGTCCTTCTACTTGATTGCCTTTAAGTTCACTACCATGTTCATCCATTAGTACAGGTTGTATACCTATAAAAGGCAAAGTCGCATAAGTTGGTTTTGTTGGAGTAACATAGGGTATGGGTGTTATCATGATACCTCCAGTTTCAGTTTGCCACCAAGAGTCTACAATAGGGCTTTTGTTTTTCCCCACCACATCGTTATACCAATGCCATGCTTCTTCGTTGATAGGTTCACCAACACTTCCTAATACTTTTAAAGATGATAAATTATATTTTTCAACCAACTCGACACCTTGTTTTGCCAAAGCACGAATAGCGGTTGGTGCCGTATAAAACTGTGTCACTTTATGTTTTTCCACTATTTCCCAAAAACGTCCAAAATCTGGATAACTAGGTACACCTTCGAACATAACCGTAGTCGCTCCATTCGCTAGCGGTCCGTAAACAATGTAGCTGTGTCCAGTAATCCAACCAATATCAGCCGTACACCAATACACATCATTTTCACGATACTGAAACACATTCTTAAAAGTATAAGCAGTATAAACCATATAACCTGCCGTGGTATGCACCATGCCTTTTGGCAACCCTGTTGATCCTGAGGTATATAATATAAATAAAGGATCTTCTGCATCCATTATTTCGGCTTTACAGTCTGTTGAAGCTGCATCTAAAAGTGGTTGTAACCATAAATCGCGCCCCTCTTTCATTGTTACTTCAGAATTAGTGCGTTTTGTAACTAACACCCTTTTTACACCTGGACATTGATCTAAAGCTTCATCTACAATCCCTTTTAAATCGATTGATTTAGCGCCTCGATAAGATCCATCGGCTGTAATAACCATTTTACAATCACTATCATTAATTCGTGTTGCTAATGCTGTTGAAGAAAATCCAGCAAATACCACTGAATGAATGGCTCCTATGCGTGCACAGGCTAAGAGTGAAATAGCAAGTTCTGGAATCATGGGTACATAAATACACACTCGATCACCTTTTTGTATACCTTGCGCTTTCAATACGTTAGCAAACTGATTAACCCGTTTGTACAACTCACTGTAAGTAATATGCTCTGATGGCTCATCTGGATTATTGGGTTCGAACAAAATTGCGGTTTTATCACCACGGGTTGCTAAATGCCTATCAATACAGTTTTCGGTAATATTAAGCTTCGCCCCTTCAAACCATTTTACTTCAGGTTTAGTGAAATCCCAACTTAATACATGGTCCCATTTTTTGCGCCATACAAAATGTTCTTCAGCTACTTCTTCCCAAAAATTTTCGGGCTCTCTAATGGATTTTCTATAAACTTGATAATATTCTTCTAAATGTTTTATGTGGTAATTACTCATTTTTTTTATGTTGTTGTTTTGTTTGTCGTTAAATTATTTGTCGTTAAGTTGTAAATCAACTAAACAACTCCACAACATCCGACTTAACTTTATAATTCTAAATTGTTAATTGTTAATTGTTAATTGTTAATTGAAATTAATGTCCTGTTGCTTCCCCTGCACCGTTTGGTATACGTATGTTTTCAACAATATCTTGTACATCTTGTGGAGGTTCTGGTGTGAACTTCATAATAACAATAGATACTATAAAGTTAATAATCATAGCGATAGTACCAAAGCCTTCAGGCGAAATTCCGAACCACCAATCTGCTTTTCCGCCGCCACCAAACCAGTCGAACTTAAATTTAAGCATATAAAAAAGCATAGACAAGATACCTACAACCATACCGGCAATAGCACCTTCTTTATTCATCTTCTTATAAAAAATCCCTAAAATAATAGCTGGAAAAAAGGAAGCTGCGGCTAAACCAAATGCTAAAGCAACTGTTGCTGCCACAAATCCTGGAGGATTAATTCCAAAATAACCTGCTACACAAACTGCTACTACTGCCGCTAAACGCGCTGCAATTAATTCCCCTTTTTCTGAAATATTTGGATTGATCATTTTCTTTATTAAATCATGAGAAACGGATGATGAAATAACCAATAATAAACCTGCTGCCGTTGATAATGCAGCTGCTAATGCACCAGCCGCGACTAAAGCAATAACCCAGTCTGGTAATTGTGCAATCTCAGGATTGGCTAGTACCATAATATCATTATCTACTATCAATTCGTTTTTAATAGGATCTGCTAGATATTGGATATGACCATCGTTATTCTTATCATCAAACACAATTAAACCTGTAGTTTCCCACTTTTTGAACCACTCTGGCATTGTAGCGTACGATTGGTTAGATACCGTTTCGATCAAATTCGTTCTTGCAAAAACAGAAACTGCTGGAGCTACCGTATATAAAAGAGCAATTAATAACAAAGCTAATCCTGCCGATTTACGAGCATCTTTAACACGCTTTACTGTAAAGAAGCGAACAATAACATGTGGCAAACCTGCGGTACCAACCATTAATGCTAAAGTGATAGCAAATACATCAATCATTGATTTGGAGCCTTCAGTATATTCTGCAAAACCAAGATCTGTACTTAATCCATCTAATTTATCTAGTAAATAGGTTCCAGAACCATCTGCCAACTTACTACCAAAACCTAATTGCGGAATGGGGTTCCCCGTCATTTGAATCGATATAAAAATAGCAGGCACCATAAATGCAAAAATAAGCACACAATATTGAGCTACCTGCGTATAGGTTATTCCTTTCATACCTCCTAATACAGCATAAAACAAGACGATTATCATACCAATAATAACCCCTGTATTAATATCCACTTCTAAAAACCGAGAAAATACTAAACCTACACCACGCATTTGACCCGCTACATACGTAAATGATACTATAAGCGCACAAAAAACGCCTACTAAACGAGCCGTATTAGAGTAATACCTATCACCAATAAAATCTGGCACTGTAAATTTTCCGAATTTACGCAAATAAGGTGCTAATAATAAAGCTAATAGCACATATCCACCAGTCCATCCCATTAAATACACAGCACCATCATAACCTGCAAACGAAATAATACCTGCCATAGATATAAAGGAAGCGGCACTCATCCAATCGGCTGCAGTTGCCATACCATTGGCTAAAGGTGACACCCCTCCACCTGCAACATAAAACTCTTTGGTGGAACCTGCTCTAGACCAAATGGCAATACCAATATAAAGTGTGAATGTAATACCTACTATAATGTAGGTCCAATTTTGGACGCCCAAGCCTGCAGTTAAAAATAAACTATTCATCATAACCATATTTTTTATCAAGTTTATTCATAAGACGAACATACACAAATATGAGTACAACAAACACGTAAATAGACCCTTGTTGAGCAAACCAAAAACCTAATTTAAAACCTCCTATTCGTATGTTATTTAGTGTGTCTTTAAGTAAGATACCAGCACCAAAAGACACCACAAACCAAACGGCTAATAGTATAAAGAGGTACCTAATATTTTCTTTCCAATAGGCCTTTGCATTGTTTTTTGACATGTTTTATTTTATTTAGTTGGTTAATATTTAAGTTTAATTTATTCTAATGAATTGTTTGGATAAAATCTTCAATATTAAAAAAATTTCTCTCAAATAAATGATCTTTTATAAGTTATTCCATCCTGTACTTTACTGTTATCCTAACATTTAAAAAATAAGCTTTCATTATTCCTTAATTTAAAATAAAGGCTACGTCAAGACATGACTGCTAATATAAGACTTACTTATAAATCTATATATAATTATCCTTTTTATCTGAATGGAGTAAAAATACAAACGCATCGATAATATAAATAAGAGTTCATTACATCAGATTTTCAAAGCATTACATACCCCATTTAAAATATCTTTATATAATTACATAAATATTAACTGAGCTTTACTTGGTTTTAATTTTTAGAAGTATATTTACCCTAATCAAATTAAATTTAGGATTGCAAACTAATCGCTTATATTTTATTGATGCTGTTCGAGCATTTGCCATTTTAATGATGCTTCAAGGGCATTTTATTGATACCCTCTTAGATCCACTTTACAGAAATTCCATTTACCCCGCTTATAATGTATGGTCGTATTTTAGAGGTATAACGGCTCCTACTTTTTTTACTATTTCTGGATTGGTTTTTACTTATTTATTATTGCGCGCCAATGCCAAAGGCGACGATAAAAAACGAATGAAAAAAGGCATATTTAGGGGGCTTTTATTATTAGGAATTGGTTATAGTTTGCGTGTTAATTTAGTAAGCTGGTTTACTGGTTATTTTAGTCCGTACTTCCTAGTCATAGACGTGCTACAATGTATCGGTTTATCACTTATACTTTTAGTAATACTTTATTATATATTTAAAAACCATAGCTATATTTTTTCCATTGTACTTTTTTGCATAGCTTGTGCCATCTTTGTTTCGGAGCCTTTATATAGAAATTTAGTAATAGATGATGTTCCGCTAGTTTTTGCAAATTACATGACTAAAGTTAATGGTTCTGTATTTACTATATTACCTTGGTTTGGATATTCAGCAAGTGGAGCTTTTTTATCTACCGTATTTTTTAGACATTCACACCGCAGTCGTTTTAAACAATTTACCATTGCTACGTTTTTTATTGTAGGCTTATTTTTAATTTATTATTCAACCGAATTTCTTTTTTATCTTCATAAAGTAACAGGCTATGAACTGTTATATAGAAGTGCCGATTACAATTACTTGTTTATAAGAATGGGTAATGTTTTAATCCTTTTTGGATTGTTTTATACTTTTGAACGCTATTTAAAACAATCCATTATTTCTCGAATAGGAGAAAAAACATTGTCTATGTATGTTATTCATTTTATTCTTCTTTACGGAAGTTTTACTGGTTATGGATTAAAAAAGTTCTACAACCAATCTTTAAGCCCATGGGAAGCTATTTTTGGCGCCGCTATGTTTGTGATAGTAGTTTGCCTAATATCATTTTACTACGCCAAAACCAATCACTTTGTTTATAATTTAGCCAGAAAATTCACTAGTTTATTTAAAAGGAAACAACATGGCATTTGATGCTTTTTTAGCCGATA
The genomic region above belongs to Mariniflexile litorale and contains:
- a CDS encoding DUF294 nucleotidyltransferase-like domain-containing protein; the protein is MKNSIAERVYDFLKNYPPFNILKDRDLLEISKQVSIIYLEKGDTLFKKGDTFNEHFYMVRNGAITSFHTNTNNVQEIVNISDAGDIFGVRPLIAKEDYKLTATANEESIVYAIPIDTFQVVTNNNAKVYKFLITAFATNAYDPYTAEETGKIFADYLPSTSQDVVSFQTANYTKNPITCDFNASLKEAAIKMSRHKIGCIIVVDSNTNPVGIITNSDIKNKVATGLFPIETPVTNIMSSPVITNKKDLTVADGQLQMIKHSIGHLCITKDGTVNSKLIGVLTHHDVLVTLGNNPSVILKEIKRARRTKKLRTARLKANTLLKSYLEQNIPVSHIIKIISQINDAVTVRAIELALKKMPAPPPVAFSWLSLGSQGRKEQLLFTDQDNAIVFQDVEKDKYEETQSYFLELAKLVTKSLNKIGFEYCEADMMARNAEWCKSITDWKLQFENWILNPDEKAILLSSIFFDYSSVYGEKNLVDELSDSIYESLSKTSLFFKFLGRNALKNPPPLGFFKQFLVEENGEQKDLFNIKSRALMPLIDAARLLTLSNNIKGINNTSERFEKLAEIEPNNKELYQSCSYAFKALSKFKSKQGLLHNNSGRFIELETLTKEEKLKLRRCFKPIQEIQEALKMRFDLKNFI
- a CDS encoding DUF4212 domain-containing protein; the protein is MSKNNAKAYWKENIRYLFILLAVWFVVSFGAGILLKDTLNNIRIGGFKLGFWFAQQGSIYVFVVLIFVYVRLMNKLDKKYGYDE
- a CDS encoding sodium:solute symporter family protein; this encodes MGVQNWTYIIVGITFTLYIGIAIWSRAGSTKEFYVAGGGVSPLANGMATAADWMSAASFISMAGIISFAGYDGAVYLMGWTGGYVLLALLLAPYLRKFGKFTVPDFIGDRYYSNTARLVGVFCALIVSFTYVAGQMRGVGLVFSRFLEVDINTGVIIGMIIVLFYAVLGGMKGITYTQVAQYCVLIFAFMVPAIFISIQMTGNPIPQLGFGSKLADGSGTYLLDKLDGLSTDLGFAEYTEGSKSMIDVFAITLALMVGTAGLPHVIVRFFTVKRVKDARKSAGLALLLIALLYTVAPAVSVFARTNLIETVSNQSYATMPEWFKKWETTGLIVFDDKNNDGHIQYLADPIKNELIVDNDIMVLANPEIAQLPDWVIALVAAGALAAALSTAAGLLLVISSSVSHDLIKKMINPNISEKGELIAARLAAVVAVCVAGYFGINPPGFVAATVALAFGLAAASFFPAIILGIFYKKMNKEGAIAGMVVGILSMLFYMLKFKFDWFGGGGKADWWFGISPEGFGTIAMIINFIVSIVIMKFTPEPPQDVQDIVENIRIPNGAGEATGH
- a CDS encoding heparan-alpha-glucosaminide N-acetyltransferase domain-containing protein; translated protein: MQTNRLYFIDAVRAFAILMMLQGHFIDTLLDPLYRNSIYPAYNVWSYFRGITAPTFFTISGLVFTYLLLRANAKGDDKKRMKKGIFRGLLLLGIGYSLRVNLVSWFTGYFSPYFLVIDVLQCIGLSLILLVILYYIFKNHSYIFSIVLFCIACAIFVSEPLYRNLVIDDVPLVFANYMTKVNGSVFTILPWFGYSASGAFLSTVFFRHSHRSRFKQFTIATFFIVGLFLIYYSTEFLFYLHKVTGYELLYRSADYNYLFIRMGNVLILFGLFYTFERYLKQSIISRIGEKTLSMYVIHFILLYGSFTGYGLKKFYNQSLSPWEAIFGAAMFVIVVCLISFYYAKTNHFVYNLARKFTSLFKRKQHGI
- a CDS encoding 3'-5' exonuclease, whose protein sequence is MNFDWLFKKNQKNPDFWQAYLDTFNKKKRKDTSIANTRFIAFDTETTGFDKKEDRILSIGAVSFVGKTIQVKNSLELYLDQDVFRPETVKIHGLMKSGSPDKVSELEAIKIFLAYIKNAVLIAHHANFDKNMVNEMLARHDLGKLKNKFIDTGVLYKKSLHIIYRQKEKIYTLDELGKELNVPMVDRHTATGDALITALVFLKITGRLDKRKNLDWGYLLDG
- the acs gene encoding acetate--CoA ligase, translating into MSNYHIKHLEEYYQVYRKSIREPENFWEEVAEEHFVWRKKWDHVLSWDFTKPEVKWFEGAKLNITENCIDRHLATRGDKTAILFEPNNPDEPSEHITYSELYKRVNQFANVLKAQGIQKGDRVCIYVPMIPELAISLLACARIGAIHSVVFAGFSSTALATRINDSDCKMVITADGSYRGAKSIDLKGIVDEALDQCPGVKRVLVTKRTNSEVTMKEGRDLWLQPLLDAASTDCKAEIMDAEDPLFILYTSGSTGLPKGMVHTTAGYMVYTAYTFKNVFQYRENDVYWCTADIGWITGHSYIVYGPLANGATTVMFEGVPSYPDFGRFWEIVEKHKVTQFYTAPTAIRALAKQGVELVEKYNLSSLKVLGSVGEPINEEAWHWYNDVVGKNKSPIVDSWWQTETGGIMITPIPYVTPTKPTYATLPFIGIQPVLMDEHGSELKGNQVEGRLCIKFPWPSIARTIWGNHERYRETYFSAYENKYFTGDGALRDEVGYYRITGRVDDVIIVSGHNLGTAPIEDAINEHPAVAESAIVGFPHDIKGSALYGYVTLKDTGESRDQNNLRKEINQLISDKIGPIAKLDKIQFTQGLPKTRSGKIMRRILRKIASKDTSNLGDTSTLLNPEVVQDIMDNAL